In Vagococcus luciliae, one genomic interval encodes:
- a CDS encoding LysR family transcriptional regulator: MNLKDLLYFNHLAHTLSFTATAEHFYVSQPSISMAIKRLENELDTILIDRKRIHKKLSLTETGDILYRYSHQILKSVEQAEEEIHDFKHQIVYFGFLPTIGGYFMSRLLPHLEKFSSSMKFIEEESSDTMLELVKTGKVPIAIIGSDEPTFNDNSLIQIPLKQEDMALWVSKSNPLSTKKIISPTDCKEDVFISLEKGYMHHRIFDDWVRSHHLNSIQTIYTKEIQTALSIASSTNMIAFLSDILVREHPGLTKVALEQPPQIYISLIVNKKIHQANTFQTEFNQTIIDLTKDFGKPFKVE; encoded by the coding sequence ATGAATTTAAAAGATTTATTATACTTTAATCACCTGGCTCATACACTTAGCTTCACAGCAACGGCGGAACACTTTTACGTTTCTCAGCCATCCATTTCAATGGCTATAAAACGACTAGAAAACGAACTAGACACCATCCTTATCGATAGAAAAAGAATTCACAAGAAGCTTAGTTTAACTGAAACCGGTGACATTTTATATCGTTATTCTCATCAAATTTTAAAGTCAGTTGAACAAGCCGAAGAAGAAATTCATGATTTTAAACATCAAATCGTCTATTTTGGGTTCTTACCAACGATTGGTGGATATTTTATGTCCCGCCTTTTACCTCATTTAGAGAAATTTTCTTCCTCAATGAAATTTATTGAAGAAGAAAGTTCCGACACGATGTTAGAACTAGTTAAAACTGGTAAGGTTCCTATTGCGATTATTGGGAGTGACGAACCAACATTCAACGATAACTCACTCATCCAAATTCCTTTAAAACAAGAAGATATGGCTTTATGGGTTTCAAAAAGCAACCCTCTTTCTACAAAAAAAATCATCTCCCCTACAGATTGTAAGGAAGATGTCTTTATTTCACTTGAAAAAGGCTACATGCACCACCGTATTTTTGATGACTGGGTTCGCTCTCACCATTTAAATTCTATCCAGACGATTTACACAAAAGAAATTCAAACAGCTCTTTCCATAGCTAGCTCAACTAACATGATTGCTTTTTTAAGTGATATTTTAGTGCGTGAACATCCTGGTTTGACTAAAGTAGCTTTGGAACAACCACCTCAAATCTACATCAGCCTAATTGTTAATAAAAAAATACATCAAGCCAACACCTTTCAAACAGAGTTTAATCAAACGATTATTGATTTGACGAAAGACTTTGGAAAGCCTTTTAAAGTGGAGTAA
- a CDS encoding GNAT family N-acetyltransferase — protein sequence MGVTFSYAIREELPRIIDIYNQAVPTRISTADTSPVTVESKIIWFESYNQTTRPIWVMKIENNIVGWVAEDFYGRPAFKSTAKISLYIDENYQGQGLGQQALDWVFSQLENCEVTTIMAYIFHHNEASQKIIF from the coding sequence ATGGGTGTAACATTTTCATATGCCATACGCGAAGAGTTACCAAGAATTATAGATATATACAATCAAGCTGTACCAACACGTATTTCAACAGCTGATACATCCCCTGTAACTGTGGAATCGAAAATCATTTGGTTTGAGTCATATAATCAGACGACACGTCCAATATGGGTGATGAAAATAGAAAATAATATCGTAGGTTGGGTAGCAGAAGATTTTTATGGAAGGCCGGCATTTAAATCGACGGCTAAAATTAGCTTGTATATAGATGAAAACTATCAAGGACAAGGATTAGGACAGCAAGCATTAGATTGGGTATTTTCACAATTAGAGAACTGTGAAGTCACAACTATCATGGCATATATATTTCATCATAATGAAGCCAGTCAAAAAATTATTTTTTAA
- the hemH gene encoding ferrochelatase, translating into MTKKGMLLVNLGTPKEPTPKEVKKYLRVFLSDRRVIKTHPLLWQPILQGIILNTRPKKSAELYQSIWTDEGFPLLNYTLAQRDNVSKLFPDWEVEIGMSYSEPTIEQALDCLRQKGVDDLTIVPMYPQYSGTTVGSVFDSVMRYFIGTDKVIDMRFIRSYYDNELYISYYAEKIKESLLHHKVDAVVLSYHGIPVSYVSDGDTYPKECEITTQKIKEEVGDDVSFIQTYQSKFGPNEWLTPATDATLKDLPHQGIKNVLVVAPGFVVDCLETIEELEEENKGYFLENGGKEFIYLPPFNADMAFAEVVKDIINK; encoded by the coding sequence ATGACAAAGAAAGGGATGTTGTTGGTCAACCTTGGAACACCAAAAGAGCCCACACCCAAAGAAGTCAAAAAATATTTGCGAGTATTCTTATCAGATCGACGAGTGATTAAGACACATCCACTATTGTGGCAACCCATTTTACAAGGGATTATTTTAAATACAAGACCTAAAAAATCAGCAGAGTTGTATCAATCTATTTGGACAGATGAGGGATTTCCATTATTAAATTATACATTGGCTCAACGGGATAATGTGTCCAAGTTATTTCCTGATTGGGAAGTAGAGATAGGGATGTCTTATAGTGAACCAACAATTGAGCAGGCACTGGATTGTTTACGTCAAAAGGGAGTGGATGATTTGACGATTGTGCCAATGTATCCACAATATTCTGGCACAACAGTCGGATCTGTTTTTGATAGTGTAATGCGATATTTTATTGGGACGGATAAAGTCATTGATATGAGATTTATTCGTTCATATTATGATAATGAGTTATATATTTCCTATTATGCTGAAAAAATCAAAGAAAGCTTGTTGCATCATAAGGTTGATGCTGTCGTGTTATCTTATCATGGTATTCCGGTTTCATATGTATCTGATGGGGATACTTATCCCAAAGAGTGTGAGATAACGACGCAAAAAATCAAAGAAGAAGTTGGGGATGATGTGTCGTTTATTCAGACTTATCAATCAAAATTTGGACCAAATGAATGGCTAACACCAGCAACAGATGCAACGTTAAAAGACTTACCACATCAAGGAATAAAAAATGTGTTAGTTGTCGCACCAGGGTTTGTGGTAGATTGTTTGGAAACTATAGAAGAATTAGAAGAAGAAAATAAAGGATACTTTTTAGAAAATGGTGGTAAAGAGTTTATTTATCTACCACCGTTTAATGCTGATATGGCTTTTGCGGAAGTTGTTAAAGACATAATAAACAAGTAA